The nucleotide sequence AATCATTGACAAAACTCATACTTATCCTCCTTTTAACTCAACATTAATAATTATTTATATAATATTATACAATTCATATTATAAAAAAGCAAGCCCTAAAAAGCGGCTTTTTAAACAGCCTTTACATATTTTAACGGATCTTCAGGTTCACCATTAACTCGAATTATAAAATCCAAATGTGGTCCAGTACTCCAACCAGTACTACCTACCTTACCTATGGGATCACCCTTTAAAACAAAGTCACCAACTTTAACCAAATAAGCACTCAAATGTGAATACTGAGTAGAAATACCGCCCCCATGATCAAGAATAATGGCTTGTCCATACCCTCCCTTGTTGCCTACATAAATTACCCGACCAGTTTCCGAAGCTAATACCAAAGTCCCGGTTGGGGCTGCAATATCAATAGCCGGATGGAAACTTCTTTCCTTAAAAATGGGATGTGTACGCCAACCAAATGGGGAAGTAATCCGAGTGTGACCAGGTAAAGGCCAACCCATCTTTCCCGAACCGAGATAAGCCTCCTGATGTTCAGCTTGCCATTCTTTAATAAAACGATCAATACTTTTGCGTACTACCTCTAATTCTTTGATCGAACGTAAATATTCATCTTTTTGCTGTTCAATGGTTTTTAAGAGATTATTTTTTTGGCGCGACTGTAATTCCATCTGCCGTTGTTTTTGTTCCTTTTGGTTTTTTAAAAAATTATAATTTGCTACCTGTTCTTGCAAATCCGCCTTTTTAAGAGCCAATTCTTCACGAGTTTTATTCAATATCTTTAATTTTTGCAGATCACTTTCTGCAATTTTTTGCAAAAAATCAAAACGAGTTAAAAAATCCGTCCAATCTGTAGATTGAAAAAGTACCTCTAAAAAACTTACTTCCCCTTGTAAATAAATTTCATTCAAACGCGTATTAAAATAAGCGGTGCGTTCCTCTACCAAAAGAAGTGTTTTTTCTATTTCTTCTTGGATATTATTTAATAATAATTCGGTAATACTTATTCGATTACATAAAGTATTAACATCCTCATTTAAACTACAAATATTATTTTCTAAATCCCTAATTTGGCCTAAGACTTGTTTCCCTTCCCTTTCTTTATCCTTATACAGCTTTTCAAATTTCTCAATCGCTGCC is from Clostridia bacterium and encodes:
- a CDS encoding peptidoglycan DD-metalloendopeptidase family protein is translated as MMTLSKHKRLCFWMIMIFFLMTLPLGALEDAEIEQKKTELEEIEAAIEKFEKLYKDKEREGKQVLGQIRDLENNICSLNEDVNTLCNRISITELLLNNIQEEIEKTLLLVEERTAYFNTRLNEIYLQGEVSFLEVLFQSTDWTDFLTRFDFLQKIAESDLQKLKILNKTREELALKKADLQEQVANYNFLKNQKEQKQRQMELQSRQKNNLLKTIEQQKDEYLRSIKELEVVRKSIDRFIKEWQAEHQEAYLGSGKMGWPLPGHTRITSPFGWRTHPIFKERSFHPAIDIAAPTGTLVLASETGRVIYVGNKGGYGQAIILDHGGGISTQYSHLSAYLVKVGDFVLKGDPIGKVGSTGWSTGPHLDFIIRVNGEPEDPLKYVKAV